A single window of Anaerocolumna chitinilytica DNA harbors:
- a CDS encoding flotillin family protein, producing MYEGIMIAGIIVAAVVLVTLVITTTWKRVPQDKAVVVTGLRKRVISGGGGFVIPLLERADKISLENMKIEIRTEGARTEQGVDIRADGVAVIKVKSDKDSILNAVEQFNTGREQQTIEIIKDTGKDVLEGKLREIISKMTVEEIYKDREKFASQVQEVAAMGLASMGLELKAFTIRDISDKNGYLEALGKPRIAEVKKNAAIAEAEALRETKIKVAEAERLGEEARIVAETHVAEANKEKELKIQGYRQEQETVKAKADSAYEIQKNKVDKEVTETAMLVELTKKEKEAEIQDKEAIRREKELLATVNKEADAENYRISKEADAKKYSELKEAEASSMAIKIKAEAEAEAIKIKGEAEAAAILAKGAAEAETMVKKAGAYKQYNDAAITQMIIEKLPEIAASIAEPLTKTEKIVIIDNGSNGEGSGAAKVSGYVTDIITQLPEAIEAVTGINFMDNIKKSLSKEENKEEKKDNKEESEEVTADYKEV from the coding sequence ATGTATGAAGGTATTATGATTGCGGGAATTATAGTCGCTGCGGTTGTATTGGTTACCCTGGTAATTACAACAACCTGGAAGAGAGTTCCCCAGGATAAGGCGGTTGTCGTAACCGGTCTTAGAAAAAGAGTTATATCCGGTGGCGGTGGTTTTGTTATACCGTTATTGGAAAGAGCGGATAAGATTTCATTGGAAAATATGAAGATTGAAATCCGCACAGAAGGAGCCAGAACAGAACAGGGTGTTGATATCCGGGCAGACGGTGTTGCTGTCATTAAGGTAAAGAGCGATAAGGATAGCATTCTAAATGCAGTAGAGCAATTTAATACCGGCAGAGAACAGCAGACAATCGAAATTATAAAAGATACCGGCAAGGATGTACTGGAAGGTAAACTTAGAGAAATAATTTCCAAGATGACTGTAGAAGAGATTTATAAGGATAGAGAAAAGTTTGCTTCGCAGGTTCAGGAAGTAGCAGCGATGGGCCTTGCCAGCATGGGGTTAGAATTAAAAGCATTTACGATTCGAGATATTTCAGATAAGAATGGTTATCTGGAGGCCCTTGGTAAACCCCGCATTGCAGAGGTAAAAAAGAATGCAGCTATTGCAGAGGCAGAAGCCCTAAGGGAAACTAAAATTAAGGTAGCAGAAGCAGAGAGATTAGGAGAAGAAGCAAGAATCGTTGCCGAAACTCATGTTGCGGAAGCGAATAAGGAAAAAGAATTAAAGATCCAGGGATACCGTCAAGAGCAGGAAACGGTAAAGGCAAAGGCAGACTCTGCCTATGAAATCCAGAAGAATAAGGTAGATAAAGAAGTTACCGAAACTGCCATGTTGGTAGAGTTAACGAAGAAGGAAAAAGAAGCTGAAATTCAGGATAAAGAAGCTATCAGACGTGAGAAAGAATTGCTTGCTACGGTAAATAAAGAAGCAGATGCTGAGAATTATCGTATCAGCAAGGAAGCAGATGCTAAGAAGTACTCTGAATTAAAGGAAGCAGAAGCCTCCAGTATGGCAATCAAGATTAAAGCAGAGGCAGAAGCAGAAGCTATAAAGATCAAAGGTGAAGCAGAAGCCGCCGCCATCCTTGCAAAAGGTGCTGCAGAAGCAGAAACAATGGTAAAGAAGGCAGGAGCTTATAAGCAGTATAACGATGCTGCTATTACTCAGATGATTATTGAGAAATTACCGGAGATAGCAGCTTCCATAGCAGAACCTCTTACCAAGACCGAGAAGATTGTAATTATTGATAATGGCAGTAACGGAGAAGGTTCAGGTGCCGCTAAAGTGTCCGGATATGTGACGGATATCATTACACAACTGCCGGAAGCCATTGAAGCAGTAACCGGTATCAACTTTATGGATAATATTAAGAAGAGCTTATCAAAAGAAGAAAACAAGGAAGAAAAAAAGGATAATAAGGAAGAAAGTGAAGAGGTAACAGCTGACTATAAAGAGGTATAA
- a CDS encoding Ig-like domain-containing protein produces MKTNLWKKCLLAFGMFLFLTVLLPPVFGSNAVASASTVDDDQNSIKLNVKSKSLVKDSTFNLKLYNVTESQKVSYKSGDSSIATVDDSGLITAAGFGTTIVTVTVKDGTKTAASLDCEVTVGPPALSVKLTKSEITLVIGDKTSLTAILKPNNTVEEARFWSNDSSIASVSVGGRVSAKAAGVTYIFAAIGNGKYDYCKVTVLEKAEVTPTESAQ; encoded by the coding sequence ATGAAAACGAATTTATGGAAGAAGTGCCTTTTGGCATTTGGCATGTTTTTATTTTTAACTGTGCTATTGCCACCCGTATTCGGTAGTAATGCAGTTGCCAGTGCCTCAACCGTTGACGATGACCAAAACAGCATTAAATTAAATGTTAAGAGTAAGTCCCTTGTAAAAGATTCTACTTTCAATTTAAAGCTTTATAATGTTACAGAAAGCCAGAAAGTATCCTACAAATCAGGCGATTCCTCAATTGCCACGGTGGATGATTCCGGTCTTATTACCGCAGCTGGCTTTGGAACAACTATTGTAACTGTAACTGTAAAGGATGGCACAAAAACAGCTGCCTCCCTGGACTGTGAAGTTACCGTTGGCCCTCCTGCATTAAGTGTAAAGCTCACAAAATCTGAAATAACTCTTGTAATAGGAGATAAAACTTCCTTAACAGCTATTTTGAAACCGAACAACACCGTAGAAGAGGCCAGATTTTGGAGTAATGATTCCTCCATCGCATCTGTTAGCGTAGGCGGACGAGTATCGGCAAAAGCCGCAGGTGTAACCTACATCTTTGCTGCTATCGGAAATGGTAAATATGATTACTGTAAAGTTACCGTATTAGAAAAAGCAGAGGTAACCCCTACAGAATCCGCACAGTAA
- a CDS encoding response regulator transcription factor, with protein MQYILIADDNQDITDVLSAYSKKEGLEPVIANDGEEAFRLFEKFSPSAVLLDVMMPKEDGYEVCRKIRAISNVPVLLITARGEDFEKIMGLDIGADDYIVKPFSPSEVMARVRAVLRRMTKTEKEVKAGNIITVCGMTINLDEYTLHINGNKMSLTKKEIETMWTLAKNPNKVFTRDNLLDSLWGFDYFGDSRTVDSHIKRLRAKLDAIEHPDWNIKTIWGVGYKFEIEE; from the coding sequence ATGCAGTATATACTAATCGCCGATGATAATCAGGATATAACGGATGTCTTGTCAGCGTATTCCAAAAAAGAAGGATTGGAACCGGTCATTGCAAATGATGGGGAAGAAGCCTTCCGTTTATTCGAAAAATTCAGCCCTTCAGCGGTGCTTTTAGATGTTATGATGCCGAAAGAAGATGGTTATGAAGTATGCCGAAAGATAAGGGCAATATCCAATGTACCTGTTTTGCTGATAACGGCCAGAGGCGAAGATTTTGAAAAAATAATGGGACTTGATATTGGTGCCGATGATTATATAGTAAAACCTTTTAGTCCGAGTGAAGTTATGGCAAGAGTAAGAGCGGTGCTCCGAAGAATGACCAAAACGGAGAAGGAAGTGAAGGCAGGGAATATCATAACCGTATGCGGTATGACAATTAATCTGGATGAATATACCCTACATATAAATGGAAACAAGATGTCACTTACGAAAAAAGAAATAGAAACGATGTGGACCTTGGCAAAAAACCCTAACAAAGTTTTTACCAGGGACAATTTGCTGGACAGTCTGTGGGGATTTGATTATTTTGGAGACAGCCGGACTGTTGATTCCCATATAAAGCGTCTTAGGGCAAAATTGGACGCAATAGAACATCCCGACTGGAATATAAAAACTATTTGGGGAGTGGGCTATAAATTCGAAATAGAAGAGTAA
- a CDS encoding sensor histidine kinase, with protein MDKKLQGKPFNRLFFKVYINYALVLTLFAILVGLIFMNLYESATMENYREKMLKQAIVVVKNLSKAITNKEIVSYLDYQNNVQEMDDETDIWTISNPGAKNPMDKQFENFSLEDVTLPKDFVTVVEKAFQGKHTNKSGYYEELGGKNAIQGYPVIINGEVVGAVLISTEIKNQEEIINSSTHLIFFSVGIALSISFIIAILFARGITKPITSMRSAALLLADGKYETKLDLKRKDEIGDLATTIDILADRLKENEEERQNRDQMRTDFFANVSHELRTPITVVRAYTEMLVDGIVTDEEKVMQYHAKILAECKGMERLVGDLLLLSKMQNPDFEVEKEPVNVVQIFDDLIRSFHPRCQDRQIEMIFTKEYPVCIMMGDYDRLKQMFLIILDNAVKFSMNDSKIHINIVKTDKLLISVRDEGVGIAEDELPYIFDKFYRSKLKQNEQGSGLGLAIAKQISLKHDGEIMVKSEKGKGTEFVFTFQSLENYVEELDIS; from the coding sequence ATGGATAAGAAACTGCAGGGCAAGCCTTTTAACAGGCTTTTTTTTAAGGTCTATATTAATTATGCCCTTGTACTTACTCTTTTTGCCATACTGGTTGGACTTATTTTCATGAATCTGTATGAAAGTGCCACTATGGAAAATTACCGGGAGAAAATGTTAAAACAAGCAATTGTGGTCGTGAAGAATCTTTCTAAAGCCATTACCAATAAGGAAATCGTCAGCTATCTGGACTATCAGAACAATGTCCAGGAGATGGATGATGAAACAGATATCTGGACAATATCGAATCCGGGTGCCAAAAATCCTATGGATAAACAATTTGAGAATTTTTCCCTGGAAGATGTCACTCTGCCAAAGGACTTTGTAACAGTAGTTGAAAAGGCCTTTCAAGGAAAGCATACTAATAAAAGCGGTTATTATGAAGAACTTGGAGGAAAAAATGCGATTCAGGGATATCCGGTAATTATAAACGGAGAAGTAGTCGGAGCCGTGCTTATTTCTACAGAGATTAAGAATCAGGAAGAAATCATCAACAGCAGTACCCACCTGATTTTTTTCAGTGTTGGAATTGCCCTTTCCATTTCCTTTATTATAGCCATACTATTTGCAAGAGGTATCACAAAGCCTATTACCTCTATGAGATCCGCAGCTTTGTTACTGGCTGACGGAAAGTATGAAACCAAATTGGATTTAAAGCGTAAAGATGAGATAGGGGACTTGGCTACCACCATTGATATTCTGGCAGACCGCTTAAAAGAGAACGAAGAAGAAAGGCAAAACAGAGATCAGATGAGAACTGATTTCTTTGCCAATGTTTCCCATGAGCTTAGAACGCCGATTACCGTTGTCAGGGCATATACCGAGATGTTAGTGGATGGAATTGTTACGGATGAAGAGAAAGTTATGCAGTATCATGCAAAGATCCTGGCAGAATGTAAAGGGATGGAACGACTGGTTGGCGACCTGCTTCTTTTATCAAAAATGCAAAACCCGGATTTTGAAGTGGAAAAGGAACCGGTCAATGTTGTGCAGATTTTTGATGACCTGATTCGAAGTTTTCATCCACGGTGCCAGGACAGACAGATAGAAATGATATTCACCAAAGAATATCCGGTGTGTATTATGATGGGAGATTATGACCGTTTAAAACAAATGTTTTTAATAATCTTGGACAATGCCGTAAAATTTTCAATGAATGATTCTAAGATACACATAAATATAGTCAAAACGGATAAACTATTAATATCGGTTCGTGATGAAGGTGTTGGAATTGCAGAGGATGAACTGCCTTATATTTTTGATAAGTTTTATCGTTCAAAATTAAAGCAAAACGAACAGGGATCAGGTCTTGGTCTGGCCATTGCAAAACAGATTTCCTTAAAACACGATGGTGAAATAATGGTAAAAAGTGAAAAAGGAAAGGGTACAGAATTTGTTTTTACCTTTCAAAGCCTGGAAAATTATGTAGAAGAGTTGGACATTTCGTAA
- a CDS encoding NAD(+) synthase, with amino-acid sequence MRDGFIKVAAATPTIKVADCEYNGRQIRSLIEEAQSQAVKVLVLPELCLSGYTCGELFLQDSLLNSAMVELKQIVDFTKGRKIFVTLGLPILRNAKLYNVAAAIYNGKLLGFVPKKNLPGYSEFYEVRHFNAGEEEVSEVTFFGEKIPFGMNILFCCEDFGQLMIGIEICEDLWVPLSPSVSHTLAGATLILNPSASDETTGKDIYRRELIRMQSAKLVCGYIYAASGEGESSTDLVFGAHNLIAENGILLKESPRFINEMTITELDMGKLASERRRMTTYHVAERKDYLYVSFAFGEDILSEETELTRFIDKAPFVPGKKEEREKRCEEIINIQAYGLKKRLEHTGLKTAVLAISGGLDSTLALLVVCKAFDLLRLDRKGIIAVTMPCFGTTDRTYNNAVTLARELSVSFLEIPIKDAVNLHFKDIGHDPLVHDVIYENVQARERTQVIMDLSNKYNGLVIGTGDMSELALGWATYNGDHMSMYGVNASVPKTLVRYLVGYFAMITDNAALREVLTDILDTPVSPELLPPKDGVIAQKTEELVGPYELHDFFLYHVLRYGYTPGKIFRLARIAFLEDYSADVILKWLKNFYRRFFSQQFKRSCLPDGPKVGSVAVSPRGDLRMPSDASAAQWMKELELL; translated from the coding sequence ATGAGAGACGGATTTATTAAAGTAGCAGCAGCCACCCCAACTATTAAAGTGGCAGACTGTGAATATAATGGCAGGCAGATAAGAAGCCTTATTGAAGAGGCTCAAAGTCAGGCAGTTAAAGTCTTGGTACTGCCGGAGCTGTGCCTTAGCGGGTATACCTGCGGAGAACTTTTTTTACAGGATAGTCTGTTAAACTCTGCGATGGTTGAACTAAAACAGATTGTAGATTTTACAAAAGGCAGAAAGATATTTGTAACTCTTGGACTTCCTATACTAAGAAATGCGAAGTTATACAATGTGGCAGCAGCCATCTATAACGGAAAGTTACTTGGCTTTGTTCCCAAAAAAAATCTACCGGGGTATTCTGAATTTTATGAAGTCAGACATTTTAATGCCGGAGAGGAAGAGGTATCAGAAGTCACATTTTTTGGGGAGAAAATTCCTTTTGGAATGAATATATTATTCTGCTGTGAGGATTTTGGGCAGCTTATGATAGGAATTGAGATCTGTGAAGACCTTTGGGTACCTTTATCTCCAAGCGTGAGCCATACTTTGGCAGGAGCTACTCTTATTCTGAATCCATCAGCCAGTGATGAGACAACAGGCAAGGATATCTACCGCAGAGAGCTTATCCGTATGCAGTCAGCGAAACTGGTATGCGGATATATATATGCTGCTTCAGGGGAGGGAGAATCCAGTACGGACTTAGTCTTTGGAGCCCATAATTTAATTGCGGAAAATGGTATTTTATTAAAAGAGTCTCCCCGTTTTATTAATGAAATGACAATAACAGAGCTGGATATGGGTAAGCTGGCCAGTGAACGCAGAAGAATGACCACCTACCATGTGGCAGAGCGGAAGGATTACCTGTATGTGAGTTTCGCTTTTGGTGAAGATATTTTATCAGAAGAAACAGAGCTTACAAGATTTATTGACAAAGCGCCTTTTGTTCCAGGTAAAAAAGAGGAAAGAGAGAAACGCTGCGAAGAAATTATCAATATCCAGGCTTATGGATTAAAGAAACGACTGGAACACACCGGGCTTAAGACGGCAGTACTTGCTATATCGGGAGGCTTGGATTCTACGCTGGCACTGTTAGTAGTCTGCAAAGCTTTTGACCTGTTAAGACTTGACAGAAAAGGTATTATAGCAGTAACCATGCCTTGCTTTGGAACGACTGACAGAACCTATAATAATGCTGTAACCTTGGCAAGAGAGCTGTCCGTTAGCTTTTTGGAAATTCCGATAAAGGATGCGGTAAATCTTCATTTTAAAGATATAGGGCATGATCCGCTGGTACATGATGTTATCTATGAGAATGTGCAGGCAAGAGAGCGGACGCAGGTAATTATGGATTTATCCAATAAATACAATGGTCTTGTTATCGGAACCGGTGATATGTCCGAACTGGCTCTTGGATGGGCAACCTATAATGGAGATCATATGTCCATGTACGGTGTTAATGCCTCTGTTCCAAAGACTCTGGTGAGATATCTGGTAGGTTATTTTGCAATGATTACAGATAATGCTGCTCTAAGGGAAGTACTGACGGATATTTTAGATACACCTGTAAGTCCGGAACTTCTTCCGCCGAAGGATGGAGTGATAGCCCAGAAGACGGAAGAACTGGTTGGTCCTTATGAGCTCCATGACTTTTTCTTATATCATGTATTACGGTATGGATATACTCCCGGTAAGATTTTCAGACTTGCCAGAATAGCTTTTCTGGAAGATTATAGTGCAGATGTTATATTAAAATGGCTTAAGAACTTTTACCGCCGATTCTTCAGTCAGCAGTTTAAGCGTTCCTGTCTCCCTGATGGGCCTAAGGTTGGTTCAGTTGCAGTTTCTCCCAGAGGAGATTTAAGGATGCCTAGTGATGCAAGTGCGGCCCAATGGATGAAAGAGCTGGAGCTTTTATAA